Proteins encoded in a region of the Elaeis guineensis isolate ETL-2024a chromosome 7, EG11, whole genome shotgun sequence genome:
- the LOC105061462 gene encoding NAC domain-containing protein 90: protein MNNLAPGYRFYPTEEELLSFYLHNKLKKRREDMERVIPVADVYCFDPWQLPQISGEPCIRDSEQWFFFCPRQEREAHGGRPTRTTPSGYWKATGSPSLVYSSTHRVIGVKKTMVFYQGRAPTGTKTKWKMNEYRAFEEDATITTLTEIPKLQGEFSLCRVYTRSGSIRSFDRRPSVAITASESQRMPEALPSMDTRFLAKRARSEGSSSPEDDGCSRSMHHRRTNDPKGIEDNDWDLLDWV, encoded by the exons ATGAATAATCTTGCACCAGGCTATCGTTTCTACCCGACAGAAGAAGAATTATTGAGTTTTTACCTTCACAACAAGctcaaaaaaaggagagaagacaTGGAACGAGTCATCCCCGTCGCCGATGTGTACTGCTTCGATCCATGGCAGCTCCCTC AAATCTCTGGAGAGCCATGCATTCGAGACTCCGAGCAATGGTTCTTCTTCTGCCCAAGGCAGGAGAGGGAAGCTCATGGGGGAAGACCGACTCGGACCACACCTTCGGGCTACTGGAAGGCCACCGGCTCCCCTAGCCTTGTCTACTCCTCCACCCACCGTGTCATCGGTGTGAAGAAGACCATGGTGTTTTACCAAGGAAGAGCTCCCACAGGAACCAaaaccaaatggaagatgaacgAGTACCGGGCATTTGAAGAAGATGCAACCATCACTACATTAACTGAAATACCAAAG CTACAAGGCGAATTTAGCTTGTGTCGAGTCTATACACGATCGGGGAGCATCAGATCGTTCGATCGGCGTCCTTCCGTCGCAATTACAGCCAGTGAGAGTCAAAGGATGCCTGAAGCATTGCCGTCCATGGACACAAGATTCCTGGCCAAAAGAGCCAGGTCTGAAGGCAGCTCCTCGCCCGAAGACGATGGCTGCAGCCGATCGATGCATCATCGAAGAACCAATGATCCCAAGGGAATTGAAGACAATGATTGGGATttgttggattgggtttga